GGCGTCGTGCGCCTCCTGCTCCGCCAGCGCCTCGTCGACCTCCTCGTCCGACTCGGGCTTCCAGAAGTCCCCGCGCAGGACGACGCGCATGACGAGGCTCGTCAGGACGGCGGTCAGCGGGCCGATCACGATGCCGAACAGCAGCCACCGGCCGAGCGGGATGTCGAGCAGGCCCGCGATGGAGATCGCGGCCAGCCCCGGGATCACGAACACGTACCCGGCGAAGATGCCGGCCCCGAGCGCCGAGGCCATGAGCGGGAGCCCGTTGCGCCCGACGTGCGGGGACGCCGAGCGGGCGACGGGCGACGCGAGGACCACCTGCACGTCGACGTAGATCGAGGGCAGGACCGTCGAGAGCAGCATCGCCATCGCGTACGGCAGCCGCGTCGTGCCCACCGCGCGGACCAGGACGCGCACCATCCGCTGGAACGCGCCGGTCGAGTGCAGCAGCGCCCCGATCAGCACCCCGAAGCCGATGAGCAGGCCGACCTCGGTCATGATCTCCCCGAAGCCCACCGTGATGGCCTCCACGGTGCCGGCGAAGCCGACGCCCGAGGCCAGGCCGAGGTAGAGCGACGCGAGGATCAGCGAGATCACCGGGTTGACCTTGAGCCGGATGATCAGGCCGATGGCCAGGACGATCGCGATGGCGGTGTGCAGAGCGACCACGCTGGGCTCCTCGCGTCCGTGTGCCCCCTGTCCGGCAGGAGCCGGCACGGTGCTCACGAGCATGTCGTGGGGGAGGTCCGGCGTCCATCGCTGCGGCGCAGGCAGGGGCGCAGGTGTGGGCGCCCGCGAGCGGCTCGTGCGCGCCCGTGCGTCGGTCGCTCAGTCGGTGACGGTCACGACGATGGTCGGCTCGGGGTCCTCGACGCGGCCGTGCGGGTCGCCGTCCTCGCCGCGGTAGGAGTAGGTGAAGCCGATCGTCGTGGTGCCGGGCGCGACGGCGTCGAACGCGTAGCTCAGCCGGGTCGGGGTGCCGGTCGCGCCGTCGTCGCCCACGGTCTCGGCGCGCACCTCGCCCTCGGCGAGGACGGCGGGATCGGGGGCCGTCGTGAGCCGCCAGTCGTCGCCCACGGAGGTGGTGATCTCGCCGAGGTCGATCACGATGGTCTGCCCCGCGGGGACCATGACCTCGTCGACGGTCGCGGAGACGCTCGTCGAGGGCGGGCTGCACGCGGTCAGCGCGACCGCGAGCGCCACGACCGCCGCGCAGCCGAGCACGCGGTCGGCGCCGGGTCGGGTGGTGCGGGCGGGGCGCATCGGGGTCCTCCGGTGGGTCGGCGTCGGGCCGACAGTCTGACGTGCGGAGGCCGTGCGGAGGCGCAGGTCCGTGCTCGGCGCCGTCCCAGGGTGTCGGCGCGGCGACACCCCGGGACGTGCCCCCGGCGGCTCGCTCAGGCGAAGCCGAACACCGGAGGGAACGCCACGACGACCACGGCCGCCCACGCGCCGTACACCGGCAGGTACCGCGTCTGCCAGCGCTCGAGCGTCGCGAAACCGGCCCGGCGGCGCAGGAAGCGCGCGGTGAGCCACGCCGAACCCGCGAGGTGGACCAGCAGCAGGACGTTGAGGCCCAGCGCTGCGACGCGGTTGGGGCTGGACCCGAGCTCGGCGATGCGGGTCAGCATCGCGGTGAGCATGACGGCGTCCACGGCGAGCGCCGCGACGACGAGCACGAGCTGGAGCGCGTCGAACAGGCCGGGGGGCGCGAGCGGGTCGCGCGCCGAGATCGAGTACAGCAGCAGGCACAGCACCAGCACGAGGATCGCGTCCATGAGGATGAGCAGGTCGCGGTCGACGTCCGCGAGGCCGCCCGAGGACAGCAGCACGACCAGCACGGCGAGCAGCATGACGATCGTGAGCGGCGTGAACACCCGCGTGAGGACCGGGGCGATGTTCTCCACGACGTTCTTCTTCGCCTCGACGAGCCACGCGGCGACGACGAGGGCGCCCGGCACCGCGAACGGCAGGATCCAGTCCTCCATGACGGGTTCGAGGTCGACGCCGACCGCCGCGAGGACCGCGAACGTCAGCCCGATCAGCACGCCCCCGCCGAGCGCGAGGAGCGTGAGGTAGATCGCGAGCTCGCCGGTGAACCGCGCGAAGTCCATCCGGCCGCGGTCGGACCGCCACCTGCCGCCGACGTACGCGAGCCCGAGCAGGAGCCACAGGACGACCGGGGTGTGCACGACGGTGAGCACCTCGGTCGAGCCGCCGGGCTCGAACGGGTAGACGTTGACGACGACGGCCAGCGCGGCGAACGCCGCGACGAGCGTCGCTGCCACGGGGACGGTGAGCCGGCGCTTCCACGCGAAGTACGCGGCGAGGAACGGGACGACGAGGACGCCGACGTTCCGGGCGAGCGCGTTCTCGTCGGCGATCCACGTCGCGCCCGCCTTGACCGCCAGCCCCGCACCGACGGCGAGGGCCAGCACGACCGCGAGCTCGCGCCGCGACGGTGCCCCGGTCCCGTCCTCGCCGTCGGGCACGAGCGCGAGCTGCTTCCACAGCCGCTCGGAGTGCTCGCGCGCGTACTCGCGCGACACGGCGTCGAGGTTGCCGAGGCGCTTGATCGCGATGAGGAACGACTCCTCGTCGTCGAGCCCGGTGGCCTGCAGGTCGGCGACCTGGCCGCGCAGGTGGTCCTCGAGCTCCTCGACGTCCGCGGTGGAGATCGCCCCGCGCCGCTGCACGTACCCGCGCCACCGGTCGATCTGCGCCTCGAGCTCCGCGTGCTGCCCCATCACGCCCACCCCTCCACGAGCCCGGCGGGTCGCTGCGTCTGCTGCCAGACCTGCCGCAGCGCGTCGGCCACGACCGTCCACTGCTCCTGGCGCTCGGCGAGCGCCGCACGGCCCGCGGCGGTGAGCGCGTAGTGCTTGCGGCGTCGCCCCGCCTCGGACGTGCTCCACGACGACGACACGTAGCCGACCCGCTCGAGCCGGTGCAGGAGCGGGTAGAGCATCCCGTCGGTCCACTGCATGCGTCCGCCCGAGAGCTCGCCGACGCGCTTGAGGATCGCGTAGCCGTACTGCTCGCCGTCGGAGAGGATCCCCAGCACGAGCGGTGTGGCCGAGGCGGCCACGAGGTCCTTGTCGATGCGCACATCGCCTCCATACCTAGATCTGCAGGGTATCGACCCTAGCGGTGCTAGGTACGCGTCGTGCCTGGTCCGTGCGGAGATCTCGTGCGCGCGGCGTGCACGTCGGTGCCGCGCGGACGGCTCACACCGGCGCCGGGAGCAGGCTCGCCGCACCCGCGCGGGGGGCGCTCGAGTCAGGCGCGGCGGAGCGGGCGGCGCGCCGGTCCGGGCGCCCCCGCCCGGGCGGGGTCCAGCGGCACAGAGCTGACGAGCGTGGCGGGGCCCCGCCGCAGGGTCCCCGTCGTCAGCGGGCGGCAGCGCAGACCGCCCCGGCCGCGCATCGCGGTCAGCGCGCCGGGTGCGAGCACGTGGTCCATCCACGAGCACGGGGCCGCCGCCGTCGCGGCGCGGAGGCGGACGGCCCCGCCGGGCTGCTCCAGGACGAGCTCCTCGCCGAGCAGCGGGCCCAGCTCGGCGCCGCGCAGGACGACGTTGCGCCGCGCGCGCAGCGGGTCGAACGGGGGAGCGCCGAGCTCGGCCGCCATCGCCTCGAGCGCCTCGACCGCCAGGAGCGTCACGGCGGCGTCGGCGTGCGCGGCGCGCCCGAAGAAGCGGTCGCCGACGACCCCCTTGTCCGCGACCACCTCGACGAGCGCGGCGTCGGTCGTCGGGACGTCGGCGGCACCGTCGCGCGGGCGGCCCGCGTAGGCGTGCCGCGGCGAGACGAGCAGGTGCACGATCTCGACGTCGTACCGGTGCGCCTCGCTCACCGGACGAGTCCGCCCTCAGGCCCGCCAGCCCGCCGACACCCGCCGGAGCTCCACGACGTCGTACGTGTGCCCCGCGGCGCGCAGGCGGTCGACGAGGACGTCACCGAGGCCGGTCGCCGGCGTGAGCGAGCCCGCACGGTCGGGGAGCCGGTCGGTGTCGAGCGCCAGCGCAAGGCCCGCCTCGCCGATCATGACCGCCGTCGCGGCGTACCCCGGGTCGCCCTGCGCCGCCGCGACGGCGCGGTAGCGGCGGCCCGACGTCGTGATCGCGTCGGTCTGCATCCGGAACCAGCCCCGGGCACGCGTCTCCTCGGACGGTCCCGCACCCGGCGCCGGGAGCGCGCGGTCGAGGAGCGCGCGCGTCGGCGGGAACGCCATCGCCGCCGGGAGCAGCCCGCGCGCCGCGGTCACCCCGGCCGCCGCCACCGCCCCGCGCACCCCGCGGCCCACCCCCATGACCTCGCCGTAGCGCAGCGAGCGACCGTAGGCCCAGCCCTGCAGCGCGTTGCTGCGCCGCACGACGCGGCTGTTGAACGACGCCATGAGGAACGGCGCGGTCCAGCGCCCGTCCGGACCCCGGTGCGGCGCGGGGGCGTCCGACGGCTGCGGCACCGACGTCTCGGCGGCCCGGTCGGGACTGAGGGAGAACGGGTCCGCGAGGACGCGGCGGGCGTCGGGCGAGCGCAGCGCCTCCTCGACGACCCCGCGCATCGACTCGACGGTGCCGCCGCTCAACCCGCCCCGCGCCGTCGCCACGAGGCGGACCTCGCTCAGGGCCCCGGCGTCGTCGGCGGCGCAGCGGCGGTGCAGCAGCAGGACGCTCAGGTCCGAGGGCACGGAGTCGTACCCGCACGCGTGCACGAGGCGCGCGCCCGTCCGGCGGGCGACGGCGTCGAACCGGTCGGCCGCCTCGCGGACGAACAGGACCTCGCCGGTCAGGTCGGCGTAGTGCGTGCCCGCGCGGGCGCACGCCTCGACGAGCGGCAGCCCGTGCCGTGCGTACGGGCCGACCGTCGTCACGACGGCGCGGGTGGCACCGGCGAGAGCGGCGAGCGACGCGTCGTCGTGCGCGTCGGCGACGAGCAGCGGCCAGTCGTGCGCCCGCGCGGGGAGCCCCGCGCGGACCTCGGCCAGGCGTGCCCGCGACCGCCCCGCGAGCGCGATGCGGGCCGCCGGTGGCGCGTGCTCCGCGAGGTGCGCGGCGACGAGCCGGCCCACGAAGCCGGTCGCGCCGTGCAGGACCAGGTCGTGCTCACGCTCGGGGCTCGTCATCGCGCGATGCTCGCGTGCCGTGCGGGGCCGCGCAACCGCTCCCGGCGGGCGTGCTCGACCGCTCCAGGCGGGGCCCGCCCGCCGGGGAGCAGGAAGGGGCAAAGGGGCAGCCCGCCGCGCCGGTGCGGGGGTGTCGCGGTGCTGCCGTCGGCGGGACGATGGGGGACCGCCGCCGGCGTCGGGCCGGTGGCCCGGTCGGTGGAGGCCCCGGTGGACTTCAGGCTCGAGCTCGTGATCGTCCCGGTCAGCGACGTGGACCGGGCCAAGGCGTTCTACGCGGACCGGCTGGGGTTCGGCGTCGACCAGGACAACGTGGTCGCGGAGGGCCTGCGGTTCGTTCAGGTGACGCCGCCCGGCTCGGCGTGCTCGATCGCCTTCGGGCTCGGCCTCTCGGATGCGGCGCCCGGGTCGGTGCGCGGGCTCCAGGTGGTCGTCGACGACGCGGACGCGACCCGCGACTACCTGCTCGCGCGCGGGATCCCGGCACCGCCCGTCGAGGACTTCCCGTGGGGCCGCTTCACCGGGTTCGAGGACCCGGACGGCAACGCGTGGTCGGTCCAGCAGCTGCCCGACCGGTCGGGCGGGGGCTGACGCGCGGTGCCCGGTGCGGACGCGCCGGTACGGTCGCGCGCGCCCGCTCGCCCCGCCCGGTCGGGCGGCTGCGCACGCTCCGGCCCGCACCCGCGTGCGACCCGGCAGGCTCCGCCCTAGCGTGGAGGGGTCATCGGCGGTGCGCGTCCCCACCGGCACGACGGGCGTCCTCCGCCTCCGGAGCCACGTCCGCAGGAGGACGCCATGCAGACCGCCACGATGATGAGGAGCCACCCCGCCCCGACCGCCCTGGACCGCGGGCTGCTCGCGCGCGTGATCGACGTCGCGATCGAGTGCGCCCAGGCGTGCTCGGCGTGCGCCGACGCCTGTCTCGCCGAGGAGACGGTCGCGGACCTGCGGAAGTGCATCCGCAGCGACCTCGACTGCGCGGACGTGTGCGAGACGACGGGCCGGGTGCTGTCCCGGCACACGGGCTTCGACGCGAACGTGACGCGCGCGCTGCTCGCCGCGTGCATCGCCGCGTGCGTCGCGTGCGGCGACGAGTGCGAGCAGCACGCCGGGATGCACGAGCACTGCCGGGTCTGCGCCGAGGCGTGCCGGGCGTGCGAGGCGGCGTGCGGCGAGCTGCTCGCGGCGATCGGCTGAGCGGGGGGCGAGCGCCCGAGAGGGCTCGCTGGGGCCGTCAGACCACGAGCTGGAGCCGGCGGCCGGCCAGACCCACGCGCACGGTCTGGCCCCACGTGGCGGTCAGCCGGTCCGCCTCCAGGCCGTCGCCGAAGACGACCAGCGACTCCGAGCCGACGACGAGGCCGAGCTCGGCGCCCGCGGCCAGCGTCCCCGCGGTGAGCGTCGTCCCGGTGCTCGGCGAGGGCCACGCCTCGCGCACGAACCACGCCAGCGCGGAGTCCCCGGGGCCCGGGAGCGGGGGAGCGTCGGCCCGTCCCCGGGCGAGCGACACGGCCCACCCGGTGGCGCCCGTCCCGGTCGTCACCACGACGCCCGAGGAGGACTGCGCCTCGCTCGCGCCGCCCGGGACGTGCAGCGCGTACCGGGCGGACTGGTGACCCGCGTGGCCGACGTAGACGTCGTTGAGCGCCTCGAGGGACGTGCCGTCGTCGAGCGACGCGCGCACGAGGGCCCGGGGCTCGACGCGTGCCGTGCCGCGCACGACCGCGTCGAGCACCCGCGCGACCGTCGTGGGGCGGTGGCGCACGAGGGCGCCGGGGTTGCGCCCGGGCTCGGGGTCGACGCCCACGACCGGCTGGGAGCCGACGTACTTGGCGGTGTTCGCGACGAGGCCGTCGGGCCCCACGACGACGCAGACGTCCTGCGGCTCGAACGCGAAGCGGTGCAGGTCGTCGCGGTCGACGTCCCCGCGCCGCCAGTGTGCCGGGACGGCGGCCCGGGTCCGGGCGAGCGCGTCGGCGAGGGCGTCGTGGCTCGCCTGCACCTCGGCGAGGCCGCGGCCGCGCGTGCGCAGGAAGAACTCGGCCTGGCCGCGGGTGCCGTGGCGGTCGACGAGCTCGTCGAGCGCGCTGCGGCGGTGCACGACGACCGCGCGCGGGGCGAGCGTCACGTCACTCACCCCGCCCGGCCGTCAGCGCGGTGAGCGCCCCGGTGAGCGCGTCCGGGGTGAGCGTGAGCTGCCCGATCGCGGGCAGGTTCCCGGCGAGCTCGCGCAGCGCCACCGCGAGCAGGACCTCGCGCGGCACGTCGGCGTAGGCGGCCATGCGGGCGCTCTCGGCGGCGCCCTCGGCCTCGCCCTGCAGCCGCGCCGCCTCGGCCGCGGCGGCGGCCAGCACGCGCTGCCGGTCCGCGTGCGCACGGGCCTCGATGAGCGCGGCGGCGGCGGCCTCGTCCGCCCGGGCCCGCGCGTTGGTGCCCTCCTGGGCGACGAGCTGCTGCTCGCGGCCTGCGAGCTCGATGCGGTTGGTCATCTCGTTCTCGGCGATCGCACGCTCGCGCTCGACGGCCAGCGCGCGCCGCTCGAACGTCGACCGCTCGGCCTCCGACTGCGCCTGCTCGCGGGCGGGGGTCTGCAGCGCGCGCTCGAGGTCGGCGTCCGCCCGGACGGAGCCGATCCGGGCGCCGAGGACGCGCAGCCCGGTCGCGGCGACCCGGTCGTCGGCGAGCAGCGCCGCGGTGACCCGCGCGCGCAGCGGCCCGGTGCCCGAGGAGATCGCCTCGCGCAGCGTGCTGCCCGCGAGGGCGTCCATGACGTGCCTCGACGCGAGCTCGCCGAGCAGGTGCGCGACCTGGTCGAGCGGGCTCGCGGTCCACGCGCCGGTGCCGGGGTCGATGCCGAAGTCGAGCCGCCGCGCGACGAGCTCGGGGTCCTCGAAGCGGTAGCTGACGGTGACCTGGGCGGTGACCTCCTGGAGGTCGGCGGTCCGGGCACGGGCCACGAGGGGCAGCTCATGGTCGTCGACGGGGACCTCCGACAGCACCGCGGTGAGGGGGCGGAACCAGAACGAGAGCCCGGTGCCGGACCGTCGGACGGCTCCGCCGCGCAGCTGCACCACGTGCGAGGTGGGGGCCGTCCGGAGGTGCCGGACGAAGGGGTAGCGGGTGATCGTGGCCACGGGGTCTCCTCTGTATGTCGTCGAGATGACGATAAAGCGCCCCTGGTTAATCGTCAAGTCGACGATATAGAGTGGCCGGCATGGATGGTCGCGCCTACTCGCCCTCCGCGTACCCCCGGTTCGCGGTGACCGTGGACCTCGTCGTGCTCACGCTGCGCGCCGGGACGCTGGAGGTCCTCCTCGTCGAGCGCGGCGAGGAGCCGTTCCGCGGGCAGCGGGCGCTCCCCGGCGGGTTCGTGCGCCCGGACGAGGGGCTCGACGCCGCCGCGGAGCGCGAGCTCGCCGAGGAGACCGGGCTGCGGGACGTCCCGGGTCACCTCGAGCAGCTCGGCTCGTACGGGGAGCCCGGCCGCGACCCGCGGATGCGGGTCGTGTCCGTCGCGTACCTCGCGCTCGCCCCCGACCTGCCCGAGCCCCGCGCCGGGACGGACGCGGCCGCCGCCGACTGGGTCCCGGTCGACGCGGCGCTCGGCGCCCCGCTCGCGTTCGACCACGCGCGCGTGCTGACCGACGGGCTCGAACGGGCGCGCGCGAAGCTCGAGTACAGCCCGCTCGCGACCGCCTTCTGTCCGCCGGAGTTCACCGTGGCCCAGCTCCGCCAGGTGTACGAGAGCGTGTGGGGGCAGCGCCTCGACCCCCGCAACTTCCACCGCAAGGTCACGGGCGCGCCGGGGTTCCTCGTCGACACCGGCCGCACCCGCACCGAGGGTCGGGGTCGGCCCGCCACCGTGTACCGCCGCGGTGACGCGACCGTCCTGCACCCGCCGCTCGCGCGCGAGTGACCGCCCGGCGCACGCGTGCGGGCCGCGCCCTCCCGTCCTAGCGTGAGCACCGCGTGCGGCACGGCGCGCTGCGGCGTCGGGGCGGTCCGCGGGCCGAGGTGAGGGAGCCAGGTGGTGGCAGCACGGGAGCGGAAGACCGGCGAGCTCGAGACCTACCAGGCGATGCGTGACTTCGCCCGCACGCCCGAGCCGTCGGGCACACCCGCGCCCGCTCCCGACGACGGGCGGCGGCGCTTCGTCGTGCAGCGCCACCGCGCCCGCCGCCTGCACTACGACGTCCGCTTCGAGATCGACGGCGTGCTCGTGAGCTGGGCGGTGCCGCGCGGGCCGACGCTCGACCCGAAGGTCCGGCGCATGGCGGTGCACGTCGAGGACCACCCGCTCGAGTACGAGGACTTCGAGGGCGTCATCCCGTCCGGCGAGTACGGCGGCGGCGACGTCATCGTGTGGGACCGGGGGACGTGGGAGCCGTACAAGAGCGACGACCCCGGCGCCGAGGTCGCGGCGGGCGAGCTGCACGTCGAGGTGCACGGGTCGAAGCTGCGCGGGCGGTTCGTCCTCGTGCGCAGCGGCGGGCCCGACGCGCACGGCAAGGAGCAGTGGCTGCTGCTGCACAAGCGGGACGAGCACGCCGTCGAGGGCTGGGACGCCGAGGACCACCCGCACTCGGTGCTGAGCGGCCGGACGAACGACGAGGTGCGGGCCGACCCCGACCGGCTCTGGCGCTCCGACCTCCCCGCGGCGGAGGCCTCGGTCGCGCTGCACGCCGAGGCCGCCGCGCCGACCGACGAGGAGCTGGCCGCGCTCGACGACCTCGGCTCGGGCGGGACGTGGGAGGTGCACGGGCGGCGGCTCAAGGTCACGAACCTCGACAAGGTGCTGTTCCCGGCCCGGCCCGGCGAGGAGCCCGTGACCAAGCGCGAGCTCGTCCGCTACGCCGCCCGGATCGCCCCGGTCGTGCTGCCCTACCTGCGGGGCCGCGCGCTCAACATGCACCGGTTCCCGCAGGGTGCGGGCGGCTCGGGGTTCTGGCACAAGGAGCTCCCCGGGCACGCGCCCGACTGGCTGCCGCGGTGGGACCGGCCCGACGTCGAGCCGGGCGACACGCGCACGTACCTCGTGGTCGACGAGCCCGCCGCGCTCGTCTGGGCCGCGAACTTCGGGGCACTCGAGTGGCACGCGTGGACGTCGCCGGCGGCCGAGCCGCAGCGCCCGAGCTACGCCCTCGTCGACCTCGACCCGGGCACGTCGACCGCGTGGGAGGACGTCGTGCTCCTCGCGCGCCTGCACCGCGACGCGTTCGCGCACCTCGGCGTGCGGGCCCAGCCCAAGCTCACCGGCCGGCGCGGCATCCAGATCTGGATCCCGATCGCGCCCGGCCCGGGGTTCGACGACACGCGCGCGTGGGTCGAGCGCGTCTCGCGCACGGTCGGCGCCGTCGTGCCCGAGCTGGTGAGCTGGCGG
The Cellulomonas sp. NS3 DNA segment above includes these coding regions:
- a CDS encoding protease inhibitor I42 family protein, whose amino-acid sequence is MRPARTTRPGADRVLGCAAVVALAVALTACSPPSTSVSATVDEVMVPAGQTIVIDLGEITTSVGDDWRLTTAPDPAVLAEGEVRAETVGDDGATGTPTRLSYAFDAVAPGTTTIGFTYSYRGEDGDPHGRVEDPEPTIVVTVTD
- a CDS encoding permease prefix domain 1-containing protein, yielding MGQHAELEAQIDRWRGYVQRRGAISTADVEELEDHLRGQVADLQATGLDDEESFLIAIKRLGNLDAVSREYAREHSERLWKQLALVPDGEDGTGAPSRRELAVVLALAVGAGLAVKAGATWIADENALARNVGVLVVPFLAAYFAWKRRLTVPVAATLVAAFAALAVVVNVYPFEPGGSTEVLTVVHTPVVLWLLLGLAYVGGRWRSDRGRMDFARFTGELAIYLTLLALGGGVLIGLTFAVLAAVGVDLEPVMEDWILPFAVPGALVVAAWLVEAKKNVVENIAPVLTRVFTPLTIVMLLAVLVVLLSSGGLADVDRDLLILMDAILVLVLCLLLYSISARDPLAPPGLFDALQLVLVVAALAVDAVMLTAMLTRIAELGSSPNRVAALGLNVLLLVHLAGSAWLTARFLRRRAGFATLERWQTRYLPVYGAWAAVVVVAFPPVFGFA
- a CDS encoding PadR family transcriptional regulator → MRIDKDLVAASATPLVLGILSDGEQYGYAILKRVGELSGGRMQWTDGMLYPLLHRLERVGYVSSSWSTSEAGRRRKHYALTAAGRAALAERQEQWTVVADALRQVWQQTQRPAGLVEGWA
- a CDS encoding MOSC domain-containing protein, with amino-acid sequence MSEAHRYDVEIVHLLVSPRHAYAGRPRDGAADVPTTDAALVEVVADKGVVGDRFFGRAAHADAAVTLLAVEALEAMAAELGAPPFDPLRARRNVVLRGAELGPLLGEELVLEQPGGAVRLRAATAAAPCSWMDHVLAPGALTAMRGRGGLRCRPLTTGTLRRGPATLVSSVPLDPARAGAPGPARRPLRRA
- a CDS encoding saccharopine dehydrogenase family protein; amino-acid sequence: MTSPEREHDLVLHGATGFVGRLVAAHLAEHAPPAARIALAGRSRARLAEVRAGLPARAHDWPLLVADAHDDASLAALAGATRAVVTTVGPYARHGLPLVEACARAGTHYADLTGEVLFVREAADRFDAVARRTGARLVHACGYDSVPSDLSVLLLHRRCAADDAGALSEVRLVATARGGLSGGTVESMRGVVEEALRSPDARRVLADPFSLSPDRAAETSVPQPSDAPAPHRGPDGRWTAPFLMASFNSRVVRRSNALQGWAYGRSLRYGEVMGVGRGVRGAVAAAGVTAARGLLPAAMAFPPTRALLDRALPAPGAGPSEETRARGWFRMQTDAITTSGRRYRAVAAAQGDPGYAATAVMIGEAGLALALDTDRLPDRAGSLTPATGLGDVLVDRLRAAGHTYDVVELRRVSAGWRA
- a CDS encoding glyoxalase superfamily protein, with the protein product MDFRLELVIVPVSDVDRAKAFYADRLGFGVDQDNVVAEGLRFVQVTPPGSACSIAFGLGLSDAAPGSVRGLQVVVDDADATRDYLLARGIPAPPVEDFPWGRFTGFEDPDGNAWSVQQLPDRSGGG
- a CDS encoding four-helix bundle copper-binding protein, whose protein sequence is MQTATMMRSHPAPTALDRGLLARVIDVAIECAQACSACADACLAEETVADLRKCIRSDLDCADVCETTGRVLSRHTGFDANVTRALLAACIAACVACGDECEQHAGMHEHCRVCAEACRACEAACGELLAAIG
- a CDS encoding SPFH domain-containing protein produces the protein MATITRYPFVRHLRTAPTSHVVQLRGGAVRRSGTGLSFWFRPLTAVLSEVPVDDHELPLVARARTADLQEVTAQVTVSYRFEDPELVARRLDFGIDPGTGAWTASPLDQVAHLLGELASRHVMDALAGSTLREAISSGTGPLRARVTAALLADDRVAATGLRVLGARIGSVRADADLERALQTPAREQAQSEAERSTFERRALAVERERAIAENEMTNRIELAGREQQLVAQEGTNARARADEAAAAALIEARAHADRQRVLAAAAAEAARLQGEAEGAAESARMAAYADVPREVLLAVALRELAGNLPAIGQLTLTPDALTGALTALTAGRGE
- a CDS encoding NUDIX hydrolase, yielding MDGRAYSPSAYPRFAVTVDLVVLTLRAGTLEVLLVERGEEPFRGQRALPGGFVRPDEGLDAAAERELAEETGLRDVPGHLEQLGSYGEPGRDPRMRVVSVAYLALAPDLPEPRAGTDAAAADWVPVDAALGAPLAFDHARVLTDGLERARAKLEYSPLATAFCPPEFTVAQLRQVYESVWGQRLDPRNFHRKVTGAPGFLVDTGRTRTEGRGRPATVYRRGDATVLHPPLARE
- a CDS encoding DNA polymerase ligase N-terminal domain-containing protein translates to MAARERKTGELETYQAMRDFARTPEPSGTPAPAPDDGRRRFVVQRHRARRLHYDVRFEIDGVLVSWAVPRGPTLDPKVRRMAVHVEDHPLEYEDFEGVIPSGEYGGGDVIVWDRGTWEPYKSDDPGAEVAAGELHVEVHGSKLRGRFVLVRSGGPDAHGKEQWLLLHKRDEHAVEGWDAEDHPHSVLSGRTNDEVRADPDRLWRSDLPAAEASVALHAEAAAPTDEELAALDDLGSGGTWEVHGRRLKVTNLDKVLFPARPGEEPVTKRELVRYAARIAPVVLPYLRGRALNMHRFPQGAGGSGFWHKELPGHAPDWLPRWDRPDVEPGDTRTYLVVDEPAALVWAANFGALEWHAWTSPAAEPQRPSYALVDLDPGTSTAWEDVVLLARLHRDAFAHLGVRAQPKLTGRRGIQIWIPIAPGPGFDDTRAWVERVSRTVGAVVPELVSWRWGVHERGGLARLDYTQNAINKTLVAPYSPRAAAGGPVSAPITWDELDEDWLRPDAFTLRTVLDRVAERGDPFRTVLARDQALPPLT